The Orcinus orca chromosome 16, mOrcOrc1.1, whole genome shotgun sequence genome includes a window with the following:
- the CD2BP2 gene encoding CD2 antigen cytoplasmic tail-binding protein 2 isoform X1 — MPKRKVTFQGVGDEDDEDEISPPKKKLVDPVAGAGGPGSRFKGKHSLDSDEEDDDEGSSKYDILASEDVEGQEAATLPSEGGVRITPFNLQEEMEEGHFDADGNYFLNREAQIRDSWLDNIDWVKIRERPPNQRPPSDSEEEDSLGQTPMSAQALLEGLLELMLPRETVAGALRRLGARGGGKGGSKGPGRPSSPQRLDRLSGLADQMVARGNLGVYQETRERLAMRLKGLGCQTQGPRDPTAPPSLDMFAEEVAEGELETPTPAQRGDAESPGDGLADVMWEYKWENTGDAELYGPFSSTQMQLCPLFLQTWVNEGYFPDGVYCRKMDTPGGQFYNSKRIDFDLYT, encoded by the exons ATGCCAAAGAGGAAAGTGACCTTCCAAGGCGTGGGAGATGAGGATGATGAGGATGAAATCAGTCCCCCCAAGAAAAAG TTGGTGGACCCTGTGGCTGGGGCAGGAGGTCCTGGGAGCCGCTTCAAAGGCAAACACTCTTTGGACAGCGATGAGGAGGATGATGATGAAGGGTCCAGCAAATATGACATCCTGGCCTCAGAAGATGTAGAAG GTCAGGAAGCAGCCACACTCCCCAGTGAGGGAGGTGTGCGGATCACACCCTTCAACCTGCAGGAAGAGATGGAGGAAGGCCACTTTGATGCTGATGGCAACTATTTCCTGAACCGGGAAGCTCAGATCCGAGACAGCTGGCTGGACAACATTGATTGG GTAAAGATCAGGGAGCGGCCGCCCAATCAGCGGCCGCCGTCAGACTCAGAGGAGGAGGACAGCTTGGGCCAGACACCAATGAGCGCCCAAGCCCTCCTGGAGGGCCTTCTGGAGCTGATGTTGCCAAGAGAGACAGTGGCTGGGGCACTGAGGCGCCTGGGAGCCCGAGGAGGAGGCAAAGGGGGCAGCAAGGGGCCTGGGCGGCCCAGTTCCCCCCAGCGCCTGGACCGGCTCTCCGGGTTGGCTGACCAGATGGTGGCTCGGGGCAACCTCGGAGTGTATCAGGAGACAAGGGAACGATTGGCCATGCGGCTGAAGGGGTTGGGGTGCCAGACCCAGGGACCCCGTGACCCCACAGCCCCACCCTCCCTGGACATGTTTGCTGAGGAAGTGGCGGAGGGGGAGCTGGAGACCCCAACCCCTGCCCAGAGAGGAG ACGCAGAGTCGCCCGGAGATGGTCTGGCCGACGTGATGTGGGAATATAAGTGGGAGAACACAGGGGATGCTGAGCTGTATGGACCCTTCTCCAGCACCCAGATGCAG ctctgccctctctTCTTGCAGACCTGGGTGAATGAAGGCTATTTCCCGGACGGTGTGTATTGCCGGAAGATGGACACCCCCGGCGGACAGTTCTACAATTCCAAACGGATTGATTTTGATCTCTACACCTGA
- the CD2BP2 gene encoding CD2 antigen cytoplasmic tail-binding protein 2 isoform X2: MPKRKVTFQGVGDEDDEDEISPPKKKLVDPVAGAGGPGSRFKGKHSLDSDEEDDDEGSSKYDILASEDVEGQEAATLPSEGGVRITPFNLQEEMEEGHFDADGNYFLNREAQIRDSWLDNIDWVKIRERPPNQRPPSDSEEEDSLGQTPMSAQALLEGLLELMLPRETVAGALRRLGARGGGKGGSKGPGRPSSPQRLDRLSGLADQMVARGNLGVYQETRERLAMRLKGLGCQTQGPRDPTAPPSLDMFAEEVAEGELETPTPAQRGDAESPGDGLADVMWEYKWENTGDAELYGPFSSTQMQTWVNEGYFPDGVYCRKMDTPGGQFYNSKRIDFDLYT, encoded by the exons ATGCCAAAGAGGAAAGTGACCTTCCAAGGCGTGGGAGATGAGGATGATGAGGATGAAATCAGTCCCCCCAAGAAAAAG TTGGTGGACCCTGTGGCTGGGGCAGGAGGTCCTGGGAGCCGCTTCAAAGGCAAACACTCTTTGGACAGCGATGAGGAGGATGATGATGAAGGGTCCAGCAAATATGACATCCTGGCCTCAGAAGATGTAGAAG GTCAGGAAGCAGCCACACTCCCCAGTGAGGGAGGTGTGCGGATCACACCCTTCAACCTGCAGGAAGAGATGGAGGAAGGCCACTTTGATGCTGATGGCAACTATTTCCTGAACCGGGAAGCTCAGATCCGAGACAGCTGGCTGGACAACATTGATTGG GTAAAGATCAGGGAGCGGCCGCCCAATCAGCGGCCGCCGTCAGACTCAGAGGAGGAGGACAGCTTGGGCCAGACACCAATGAGCGCCCAAGCCCTCCTGGAGGGCCTTCTGGAGCTGATGTTGCCAAGAGAGACAGTGGCTGGGGCACTGAGGCGCCTGGGAGCCCGAGGAGGAGGCAAAGGGGGCAGCAAGGGGCCTGGGCGGCCCAGTTCCCCCCAGCGCCTGGACCGGCTCTCCGGGTTGGCTGACCAGATGGTGGCTCGGGGCAACCTCGGAGTGTATCAGGAGACAAGGGAACGATTGGCCATGCGGCTGAAGGGGTTGGGGTGCCAGACCCAGGGACCCCGTGACCCCACAGCCCCACCCTCCCTGGACATGTTTGCTGAGGAAGTGGCGGAGGGGGAGCTGGAGACCCCAACCCCTGCCCAGAGAGGAG ACGCAGAGTCGCCCGGAGATGGTCTGGCCGACGTGATGTGGGAATATAAGTGGGAGAACACAGGGGATGCTGAGCTGTATGGACCCTTCTCCAGCACCCAGATGCAG ACCTGGGTGAATGAAGGCTATTTCCCGGACGGTGTGTATTGCCGGAAGATGGACACCCCCGGCGGACAGTTCTACAATTCCAAACGGATTGATTTTGATCTCTACACCTGA